From Ovis aries strain OAR_USU_Benz2616 breed Rambouillet chromosome 25, ARS-UI_Ramb_v3.0, whole genome shotgun sequence:
ctctctttccttccagcCTCCCAGGCCGGTTCCTGTGGCAAACTACCCCCACTCACCTGTTCCAGGGAACCCCACGCCCCCCATGACCCCCGGAAGCAGCATCCCCCCATACCTGTCCCCCAGCCAAGACGTTAAGCCGCCCTTCCCGCCTGACATCAAGCCAAATATGAGCGCTCTGCCGCCGCCCCCAGGTGAGctccccactctctccttcaCGTCCTCCCTTCCTCTGTCCAGACACCTCCAtatgccccctcctccccttccctcagaGTACACCGGGAGTCAGGGGACTTGGAAGTCTGACTGCTGGCCTGTGCGGGCTGGGCATGTGAAAAGAGTGGAGGGTGTAAGAGCTACCTGAGCAGCGGGAGGCTGGGAGGCAGAGTGGCTCTCAGCTGTGGAAAAGGACTGGGGGCAGTCTTCAGGGCTTCCAGGGCAGACAGCAGGTGGGGGCAAGAACAGGATGCATGGGGCTTGGGATGCAGGGATGCTCAGGATGGGGTCCAGGGGACCAGAAGATGCCAGGAGCTGTCTGGTGTGCCCTTAATCACACAGCCCGGCTGCTGTGGCCctgttcacacacacacgcagggcATGCAGCCAAGGGCGCGTGTCGTGTGCCATGGCGGCCAGGGTGATGCGGCTCACCGGCTCCTCCCCTGTGCAGCCAACCACAATGACGAGCTGCGGCTCACGTTCCCCGTGCGGGACGGCGTGGTGCTGGAGCCCTTCCGCCTGGAGCACAACCTGGCCGTCAGCAACCACGTCTTTCACCTGCGGCCCACGGTCCACCAGACGCTGATGTGGAGGTGAGTATAAGCGTGCGGCACAGCCCGTGCCAGGTGGAGGTGGCCTTGAGGCCCTGGCCTTGCCTGTGAGAGGTGGTAACAGCATCTGTTTGACACCGTCACCTGTTCAGCATCACTGACTGGGCCCTGCTGTGTGCAAGGCCTGGGAATGTCATGGAAAACCTGCAGTGCCTGGGAGACAGACAAAGCTGCCTTGGCGTAGGGGCCCTAGAGTAGGGATCAGCTGTCACTCACCCTGGTCCAAAGCGAGTGCTCAAGGACAAATTCCCAGAGGAAGCGGTAGCTAGCTGAGACCTAACGGCTGAGAAGGAGGATATTCCAGCGGGGACTCTAAGCTGGCCCCTGACTGTGGCTCATGTGGCCAGAGCCAGGAATAGAGAGAGGTGCAAGAGCAGGGTTGGGTCCTTCCTGAACCAGGCAAGCAGCTCGCCACTGGGCAGGGCTGCTGCTCAAACATCCGGCGCCGGAGTGTGGGGTCTGAAGGCCCCCTGCTAGCCCAGGCTCTGTGTTCTGAGCCTGCTATACCTGATCTCCTTTGATCTTATGAGCGGGCATTGCTTGCCCCATTGAccgtgaggaaactgaggccagagaagtGGTTAGCTTGGGGGAGTCCTCACAGGTAGCAAGAAGCTGAACTGGGAGTTGGGCTCGGACCTCTTAGACACCAGAACCCATTGGTGTCTCCACCCTCGGTCCCTTCTCAGCCAGGACTCAGCTGCCCGCTGAGCACCTTGAGGGCATGAGATGTGTCTGAGCTGAGCGCCTGCCTGTGCACACGCACCTGTGCACACATACCTGGCCCATTGGCTTGATCAGGCTGATCAGGCTGCAGAGCAGGCCTGCGACAGCCAGGGTGAGCATAAGGGCGTGGGAGCACACTCAGGCAGGAGAGACGCCCGTGCAGGGGCCTTGCTCACCCACCCCTCTTACTCGTGCGTACCCTCACCCGCGAGACCTCCTGTGCCCTGGCTACTGGCCCTGCTCGCCTTTCACGCATGTGTGGTCCCTGCTGGGTTTGTGGGGATTCTTTCAGGGCCGTGTCCTTGGGGCCCACCGTGGAGGGGAATGGGGGGACTGAACCAGACAAGGCCCTGGCCTGGGACGCTTCTTCCTCAGGAGCCTAGGACATAATCAGTCTTCCAGCTGGTCTCATTGAGTTAGTGTctgtcctctctgtctctctgtctctgtccttACGTGCAGGGGGCTGGGAGATAGTGGCCAGAGTTGTGGGGCTATGGTTAAACAGTGTGTGGGAGTCCTGGGGGAACTGGGGTTGTTGGAATGGGTTTTGATGGGGTTGGGGTGCCTGGGCAGTGGGAATGTCCAgtgtgagagaggagagaggaggcagtCGGGGGAGACTTTATGGCTGAAGACGGAGTCCTGGGTGACTTGACGGGGGCCGTGATGAGGCCGAGGTGTGTGGCCCCGCCAGGCAACCTGGAGGCCCGGGGCAGCCCCCTGGCAGCGCCGCCCTGagcctcagccccacccccaggtctGACCTGGAGCTGCAGTTCAAGTGCTACCACCACGAGGACCGGCAGATGAACACCAACTGGCCAGCCTCGGTGCAGGTCAGCGTGAACGCCACGCCCCTCACCATCGAGCGCGGGGACAACAAGACATCCCACAAGCCGTTGCACCTCAAGCACGTGTGCCAGCCAGGCCGCAACACCATCCAGATCACCGTCACCGCCTGCTGCTGCGTGAGtgtgccgggggtggggggtgggagacCCTCAGCGCCCCGTGGGGTCAGCCATGGCCCGGGgtcccctccccacagccctcGGAGTGATCTTTTAGAAGCAGCCCAGAAATGTGCCACTGTCCTCATCCCCCccgcctgccccccacccccctcccggGACTGTGGGATGAAACTCAGCCCATCGTGCTCTGGCCTCCCCTCTTGCATTACAGCCTTGCACCACTTCCTCCCGGAGCTCTTGGACACCACTTGCCCCCATACCCACCACCTTCTTCCACTGGGGAAGTTCTGTGTCTCCCTCAAAGCTAGGCTCCATTCATGCCTCATTTGCAAGAAATTTTTATATTCTAATCATCTTTTTCCCCCCAGACCCAATTCCACCAAGTCTGGAGTTAACGCCCTCCCTTGGTCACCCAGCAGTGAcccagagctgtgtgtgtgtgtgtgtgtgtgtgtgtatctgcgtgtgtgtgtctgtgtgtgtctgtgtgtgtgtctcctgtgtgtgtctgtatgtctgtgtgtgtctctgtgtgtgtgtctcctgacCTGTGACTCACTGATCTGGGGCCACATCTGAGCCATGCTTCTCtcccccaggatcagggtctgGCACTCAGGGCTTGCTTGGGAATTTGCAGTTTACCTACCCCCGCCTGCTGGCCtccctggaggagagagaagagctcTGATCCAGCCCTCATGAGGGTTGGGGCTTCAAGACCACCCAGAGATAGGGGTCACAGGACTAGGGATGCTGTCAGAGTGAGGAGCTTGTGGGGGCTTGCTGGAGAGGGCAGTCCTAGAAGGCCTCCTGGAGGAGTGAAGACAAGACAACATCCTCCGGCAGGAAGGGTGGAGTAGGcatgatggggaaacagcagggtGCAAGGGTAGGAAGTGTTTGGCTCCCATCCTGATGCCTTGTGTCCTGTGACCTCCTTCAGGGAGCGGGGAGCAGGGGGTGTTGCTATTTGAGCATCAGACTCAGCTTTGGTGGAGACCCACTGTCCCTGGGGAGTGACCCCTCTCTGGGTCCCCAGCTCACAGGTCCCAAGACACATCCTGGTCCTTTAGGGCTCTCCCAGGTCCCAGGACCCTCTGCTAGCAGGGCCCCAGGACCCTCTGCTAGCAGGGCCCCAGGACCCTCTGCTAGCAGGGCCCCAGGACCCTCTCCTAGCAGGGCATCACTGTGGATGTGGGGCCCTTTACTGTGTTTAGCCTCTGGGGCACGGTGAGTGGGTGTGGGGGCCACATGGCAGGGTCTGAGTCTCCGCTTTTTCTTGGCAGTCCCACCTCTTTGTGCTGCAGCTGGTCCACCGGCCCTCTGTGCGCTCCGTGCTGCAAGGCCTCCTCAAGAAGCGACTCCTGCCCGCGGAGCACTGTATCACAAAAAGTGAGTGGGGCTTCAGGGCTGGAACCAGACCCCAGTCTCTCCACAGGCACTGTCCCTCGAGCCTGACAGCACTAGGCCCTGAGGAGGGGCCCTGGCACTagtcccttccccttcccctccagaGCCCCTCCTCTGGGGCTGCGGGATAGTTGGAGGAGTACACAGTTCTGTTATCACAGGATATGAGGCAGGTTAAACCAAGATACCATGGTGTAGGTGGTCCGGACGGGCTCCCTGAAGGTGATCAcctggaaggatgggaggaaCTGGAGAAGAGGGTTCTTGGTTGCGGGGGAAGCACAGAGGTCAATTGCAGACTGGACTCCTTACCTCAACAGCCCAGGCCTAACTTGAGAGGAAGGGACTTGGCTCCGAGTCCCAGGTGCAGACACTTGGGCTGGGGGCACCATGCAGGAAGCGGGAAGTGTGCTCCTACACTCCCTTCAAATGTGCCTCTTTGTATGCTGAGCCCTAGAATCCTGCCAGGCCATTTCCACCCTTGCAGAACTAAGTGCGAAAGTGCCTGTGGGGCTCTCCCACTGACCCAGAAAATCAGTGAGGTGCCAGACTGTTTTTGCAGGCTTTGCAGAAAGTCCTGCCTTCCTAGTGAAGACACAGGGCATGAACTGCGGAGGCTGGGGGGCTGACAACATGGCCACCTCCAGAGACACTTCACACTTTTCGCCTGAAGAGTGTCATTCCAGAGTATTGGGCATCCCAGGGCCCCCAGCGTGCCGATCTCACTTTCACCCAGGCCTAGGTGCCCTGCACCTATTTATGAGACTTCCCAGTGTTATGGGTGTGCATCAGCCACTTGAGGGAGTGGGGGAAGTGCAGGACAGCCTTGCCCTTCTTATCCACTTCTGCCTCCACCCTGCAGTCAAGCGGAATTTCAGCAGTGTGGCGGCCTCATCGGGCAACACGACCCTCAATGGGGAGGATGGCGTGGAGCAGACAGCCATCAAGGTATCTCTGAAGTGCCCCATCACATTCCGGCGTATCCAGCTGCCTGCTCGAGGCCACGATTGCAAGCATGTCCAGGTGAGCAGTCCTGGGAGGAGCCTTCCGGAATCTGGCTGGGATGGCGACAGGGTAGGCACAGGGCAGCAGGGCTGTCTCCAACCCTGGAAGGATGCCGTGGCCATCAGCAGCtgatttcactcactcattcctgACATCATTTATCCTTTAAGCAACTTCTCTGTGTACTCAGAGCTAGGTCCATCTGGTTTAGGCATCATCAATGAGCTGTTGAAGTGTCAGGACTTAACTTCTCTGGATTTGAGGAAGTCTCATGAGATTTTATTGAGCAGTTAGGATGGATGTAAACCTCACTGGTGGGACCTGCTTCTTCCCTATGAACCAAGAGACATGAACATTTCAGAGGATGGAGTAGTAACAAGGTTAGAAATAAAGAGGatggagcccccacccccaaaatgaGAGTGCTGGGGATTTGGAATTCAGGCTTCATTGGTTATGCACCATTGTAGAAATTCATTCTTCCCCTCTAAGCCTCAGTACCTCCTCTGGGCCGTGGGGACAGTTTCCTTGCCCAACTTATAGAACTCTTTGGATATGACAGTCATCATGATGTCTACAAATGGGTGAGCTAGCCTCTCACTTCTTTTTGTTTCCTCTCTCAGAAGGAGCCAGCAAGAATTATAGAGACCTCTTCTGGAGCCCCAGAGGGCTCCAGAACTGGATTTAGACAGTCCTAGCCCTGGCAGATGTCATAAGCCAGCTGGAAATACTGCCCTTTCGGCCACCATGGCTGATATGAGCCTGAGAGCAGGGGCATCTCTGCCCGGCTCGTCTTGAGGCCTTGCCCTGAGCACGCGCTCAGGAAGTGGCTGTGGGTTGAGTGCCTGGTCACAGTTTGAGTGGCTAAACACAGGCAGCCCTAGTGGGTGAGATGCATTGGGTGGGGGCTACCCTGGGGCCAGGCCAGCCACACCCTCAGCCCCCACCCTCTCACAACAGGCCCCAAGGGCTTCAGAATGGGTCAGGAGCCCCCTCCATCAAAAGCTCCTTCCCTGGGAAAACGGGGGCAAGGGGGTGTCTGGTTGCCTAATTTGTCTCATACATGCTGATGAACCAGATGGAGCGTGTCCTCCACGCGTGGTCTCGGCCGTGAGAGTGGCAGGATTGGTGAGGGGCGGCTGCAAGGGAACTGGAAGGCTGCTCGGAGGCCGAGGGTCATCTGGTGCACAGGGCTGGTATGAGGAGGGCTAGGCACAGCGTTGCAGGGCGTGGCCCATAGACTGTATGCACAACAGAAAATAGGCAACATCACTCCACCCAGCACCCCAGCCCTGGGTCTCTCCATCACCTGTCTCCTTCCCTGGTGGGACATCTTCATGAGGGTCCCAGAGGCAGTTCGGGTTTCTGAGGGCCCTGGGTTCATCGGTCTTTGTCTTTCGGCCTCTACAGTGCTTTGACTTGGAGTCATACCTGCAGCTGAACTGCGAGAGAGGGACCTGGAGGTGTCCTGTGTGCAAGTAAGTGACACCTGCCTCAGTATAAGCACACTCACCTGGCTGTGGGAGGAGCTTGGGGCCTGTTCTATGGGGTCCAGCCACCTCCCACCTGCCCTAAATGCATAGCAGAGGGGCTCAGATCACAGGGGCAGCACATAGTCCCCTTGTACCAAGCTGTCGCAAGGCTGCCCCCTCCTGTTGGTGCCCCAGTAGTAACCAGTGGCAGGGGCTGAGTCTCTTGGACACAGTGAGGAGGAGCGAGCTGTGTCTCCACCCCTTAGGGTCCAGGAGCCAAGGCCAAGccctgcctctcttcttttccagtaAAACCGCTCTGCTGGAGGGCCTGGAGGTGGATCAGTATATGTGGGGCATCCTGAATGCCATCCAACAGTAAGTAGGCCTCTCCACGCGGGGAAGGGGTCGGGGGGCAGCAAGAATGCAGGCCCTGATGGCATGAGGTGAGCATACATGGTTGCCCCTGATAATTTATCCCCCACTGGGCTGGCAGACCATTTTCCCACATCCCTCACCTCTCTGCAAATTTAAGGACTGGTCTACCTGGGGGCAGATGAACTTTCCAGAAAGGACCATGCTCAGAGCAGGAAGCTGACGGGGCCTGTGGTGGCGGCCGTGCTGTGAGTGCAGGCTTTGGGGCCAGCCACATAGCCACTTGCTTTTCCTAGCCTCAGTCTCCCCTTCTCTCCAAAGATGTAAAAGTCTCCCATACCTCTGATGTAGGCTGAGTGTGATGGGAATGGGGGCAGGGCGAGCCTGGATGAGAGCATCACAACGTCTCTTCAAGCTGAAGGCTCTTGTGTCTACAACCTGGTACCCAggaccccagctctgcccctttGTTCCCCCAGCTCCGAGTTTGAAGAGGTCACCATTGACCCCACATGCAGCTGGCGGCCAGTGCCCATCAAGTCGGACCTACACATTAAAGATGACCCTGATGGCATCCCCTCCAAGAGGTTCAAGACCATGAGCCCCAGCCAGATGATCATGCCCAATGTCATGGAGATGATCGCCGCCCTGGGCCCTGGCCCGTCCCCCTATCCACTCCCGCCTCCGCCCGGGAGCGCCAACTCCAACGACTACAGCAGCCAAGGTAGGTGACGGCCGatgaaaagggagggagaagCTGTGGCGGGGGCCCAGGGTTTCTGGGGTGATGGTGGCAGGTGCAAGGAAGCTGTGGTGTGAAGAGGCAGAGACAACTCACTCCTCAAAAAACAACACCCCACTGCTGGCCTTGGGGTGCAGTGCCATCCTTCCTTTTCCGTCCCGCTGCTTGGTTCTGTCCAGCCCTGCGGGTTGGTACCCAGTTGGGAAGGCATGCGGGAGACACTGAGCCGTGAGCCAGCCTCCTGCCCCTCGCACCCCACCCTGCTCAGCCTCCTCTCCTGACTCCTGGAGCTCCCAGCCCAGCAGCTGCCGATCTCAGGGGCTTCCGAGCCCCTTTGCTTGAGACGCTGCCACCACCTGCCCCTGGAGTTCTGGCCCTTCCCCAGGCCCCCTGTGTTTCCTTCCGATGGTCTGCACATTGGCCCTGTCCCTGCAACTCTCCCACCCTCTGAGAGACAAGAGTCCAGGGGCCTGGAGCACCAGCCTTCAGCCACCTGTCCCTCACTCTCTGCCACCCAGACCCAGCTGCACTGCACTGCTCTCGGTTCCCAGAGAGCACCATCCCTGCCCCCCAGAAGTCTGGGGATGGCAGCACCCCACGGAATCCCTGCCCTTAGGTCCCCGGGGCTCCAGAATGATCAGATTTCCAGAGAGGTTAGCCTACCTAGCCAGAGTCCCACAGCGTACTGAGGGGCCCAGCTTTCCAGCGTGCTGATCCTCTGAGCTCTCGCCACCACCACATGGTGAAGGGAGCAGCGGCTTGGGGGCCAGACAGCTGACTTCTCAGGGTGGACTCTCAAATCTAAAACAGCTTCCTTTGTTTACGGGGCAGATTCTGGCCACCTGCTCTGGGCCTGGGTCGTCCCGGGGATGAAGGGCAGGCATGGAGGTCTGAGCTGCTGGAGCTGACCCTAGCCTTGCAGGGGGTTAAGCCTGAGTTCTTCGTTTCCACACTCTGATTCCCtgggcagggggttgggggggggggggcattttCCTTCTGATGACACCCCTCCCCATCTGGTTCCATCCCCAGGAAACAACTATCAAGGCCATGGCAACTTTGACTTCCCCCACGGGAACCCCGGTGGGACGTCCATGAATGACTTCATGCACGGGCCCCCCCAGCTCTCCCACCCCCCAGACATGCCCAACAACATGGCCACCCTCGAGAAGCCCCTCAGTCACCCCATGCAGGAGACTGTGAGTACCTGTTCCTCGCCCATGACCCTCCACCTCCCCGGTGCCCCTAGCCCCAGTGTGGGGCCGTTTGGGACAGAGGGCTCCCCTGGACCTTTCTGATGTTTGCCTGGTTCCCTCCCAGGTAAAGAGGAGGGCGGAGAGTTAAGTCTGGGGACTCAGGAGGGAGTGGGGGGCCTAACCGAGGCTGGGTCATGGCTCAACAGCACCCCTGGATTTGGCTGTTTCACCCAGGACATCAGGTTCTCAGATGGGGGAAGCTTCAGGCTCTTACCTGCACATACAGACTGCATACACGTGCACATGTGCGGAGGCCTGCACGCACCCTGCACGCAGGTCCACACACTGCCACACACGGCACACATCCTACACAGGCGCGCGCACACACATGCCGTCCCCTCTTACACACACTCTTACACTGACTTATCATAGCTCCATCCAGCCATCTAGAATTTTGTCCCAAACCCAAGCACTTTACCCCCTGAGAGTCTGATCACCTCCTTCTGCAAAAAGAAACGTGAGGACATCTACTTATCCCAAGAAGATTCACTTCTCATCCTGTTTCACATATTAACACACACTCTGTCGCTGAGAAAGCCCCTTTGGGCGAGGTGCCCTGTGccgtcccttctcttcctgtggcCCCAACAGCAATGGTGGTAGGTCTGACCACCCCCAGGTCCTCATCTAGGCAGCGCTGGATGATCCCACTTGGTCTAGTGGGCATTTTCTGAGTTTGACCTCCCGGCTGTGCCTTGTATCAGTTGCAAGCAAGACACGCAGGCCTCGTGCTCAAGGAGCAGAAGTTCTGGTGGTGCCTGGATGGAGGAAACACAGTGGGTGTTTTGGGAAAGCTGAGGCCCAGGGGCTGAACACTGAGGCCTCAATTATTCTTTGTGTCTCTCATCTTAGCCAAGGGGCAGTCACAGAGGGCCTGGCAGTAGGTCCTGGGTCACAGCTGCCAGTGAGAAGGGGCCAGGGGGTCTCGTCAACGCCCAGTGGTGGGGTTGGGCCTGCACCCGAAGGCACCTCTCCAAGCTCTCCATTCTCACGGTGTGGCCTCGAAGGAAGGGGCTTCTGGATTGCACTGTGTTCCCCACACTCAACATGGAATTGGCTCTGCCACTGGGCCAGGAGATTGTCCTGTACACCAGAGCCACTAATTCTCAGCAGGATCGACTATTAACCAGAAGGACTCTGAGTAAGGGGCACTGTAGCAACTTGCCCACAGGAACCCAGAATGCCACATCAGAAATAACTGCTTTCACAGGCCTTTGGCCGTGTTTTTGTAAGTTACTTTTTGCTCTGTGGGGCTTCTGATTTCTGGGAGCCTTTCTCCTGGCCCCCTTCCCTGGCCCTGCTCCCCAGGATCTCAGCATTCCATTACCAGGAGTCGCCCAGATCATCCCCTGACCCCATATTCACATGGCACCTTCTGAGTCCTCACAATTCCCAACACTCGAACATGGCAGTGGAGGCAGTGTTTCCTTCCCCTGTCCAACAAGTCTCTCTACCACCTTGTCAGTTCTGCTGCCTGGGGTCTTTGCAGAGGGACCTAAGCCTGTGAGTTGACTTCACAGCCCCCCAGGATGCTTCTCAAATATGCACCGTCCTCGCCCATTTCTGGGCTTATGTTAGATGGTGACTAGACCCAGAAGTACAGATGTACAAGGTAGTGGGGTGCAATTGCGACCAACCCCCGACATTTTGCCCAACCAGAGCAGCTTCACCCTGCTGAGCGCGAGGCCAGAAGGAGTCACAGTGCACAGTGGGAGGGCCACAAGCAGGCGCTCGTTCACCCAAGGGCTCTCCTGTGCCAAGTGGGATGTTGACGGGTGTGTCAGCAGCCCCAGAGAGCACCCGCCCCTCTAGGCTCCGAGATAATTCCAGCAAGATGTCAGGGCCAAGGAGGGCAGCTGTGTCAGCAGATCCAGGGGGGGCGCTGTCTGGGGCTGGGCTCCAAGTGTGTGGagccccctcctgccccctgctTCCCAGAGCAGGCACCGTGGAGCACTGCAGGCGTGGGGAGGAGTCACAGGCTGGCCTCACACTGACAGCCGTGGTGGCCgtccctccagcccctcctggtCCTTCTTACTTCATTTGCATCCCACACATGTTCCCCCAGGGTCACCATCCTTAAGGTCATGTGGACATCTCCTGTTCTCAGGGCTCCAGGCTGTAGGGGCGGTGCTTGCAGGGGGCCACCTGAACTGTGGGCAGAGGCTGGCCCACAGCAAGGCCCAGGAAATGACTTTTAGGAGAAACAGGAAGAGGAACTGGGTTCTCTGGAGATCGGGACGGTGTGGCTGCAGTTTGCAAACCCACGAAGGAAGTGTCAGTGTTTCTGTGTGGCCCAGAAgacggggcggggaggagggtaACGAAAGACCACAGAGACAAGTGGCCGCCTGGCTGCCCATTCCGAGTGAGCAGCCTGGCCCATCAGGGAGCTCCCTGCACTATCAGAGTGTgagggccggggccggggctggggctAGGGTGGGGGCCGCTTGGGGAATGCTGGAAATGGGGCCAGGACCTGGACCTTTCACTCTGAGATCTGAGCTCTGAAGGCAGGACTGCCTGAAGCCGACAGGGGAAGTGTaactctcactcactcactcctgtgtcccctgcccacCCACAGCCCCTGTGCACATGGGGCGGGGTGTGGGCCCTTAGGTTGTCTATGAGAGAAGCATGCCGTGGAGGCCCAGGTGCTCCTTTTCCTGGCTGCCAGCCCCGGCCCAGGGCCCATGTGGGGCGCAGAGACCCTCCCCGAGCTGCACGCCCGCCCATGCTGTCGTCCATGTCCGCTCTCCGCCAGCCCAGCTCGGGCCTGCAGCACGCCGCCAGCAGCGCTCCTGCCCGCCTCCCTGTCCCCTGGAAACATGCCCATTTCGCTTCTCCATCCTGCCCTTGCTGTTGTTCATTGTGCTGGTGTCCAGGCCAGGGAGGCAGAGGGGCTCCCAGGGGCCTGCCTGGACCCCGAGATCTCAGTGTCTCCGCTCATCTCAGAGCCCTTGGCCGCCTCCCTCCCGGCCCCACGTGGCCTCAGCCTCCCTGACGGGCGGTTTCGGGGggaggatttttgtttgtttgtttctctgcagaggaaaaaaaaagcattcagcTTTGTAGAGGGGTGGCTTTGTTTTGGGGGTTTGTTATTTtcctggtttggtttggttttcatttctccaGGCGTCTCGTCGCCGTACCTCGTCACCTCACCTCTCTTTTtcctgctctctcctcctccacAGATGCCACACGCTGGCAGTTCTGACCAGCCCCATCCCTCCATACAACAAGGTTTGCACGTCCCACACCCCAGCAGCCAGTCAGGGCCTCCATTACATCACAGtggggctcctcctcctccttcccagcctcCCCGGCAACCGCCACAGGCCGCTCCCGGCAACCATCCACACAGCGACCTGACCTTTAATCCCTCCTCAGCCTTAGAGGGTCAGGCCGGAGCGCAGGGAGCATCTGACATGCCGGAGCCTTCGCTGGATGTAAGTTGGGGTCACCACATGCCTTGGCCTGGGGCTAGGCCTGGCGCTGGGACCTGTCCGAGAGCAGGGGCGGGTGTTGAGGGCCTGATGCCCAGGGTGGAGGCATAGCTGTGAGGAGGGGTGGGCGGCCGGAGGGTGGGCCCCGCCAACCCGCCTCCCCTGGCTCCAGGACCAGGGAACCCCACAGCGGGCCAGCCCCCTCCGAGGGTC
This genomic window contains:
- the ZMIZ1 gene encoding zinc finger MIZ domain-containing protein 1 isoform X2, whose protein sequence is MNSMDRHIQQTNDRLQCIKQHLQNPANFHNAATELLDWCGDPRAFQRPFEQSLMGCLTVVSRVAAQQGFDLDLGYRLLAVCAANRDKFTPKSAALLSSWCEELGRLLLLRHQKSRQSDPPGKLPMQPPLNSMSSMKPTLSHSDGSFPYDSVPWQQNTNQPPGSLSVVTTVWGVTNTSQSQVLGNPMANANNPMNPGGNPMASGMTTSNPGLNSPQFAGQQQQFSAKAGPTQPYIQQSMYGRPNYPGSGGFGASYPGGPNAPAGMGVPPHTRPPADFTQPAAAAAAAAVAAAAATATATATATVAALQETQNKDINQYGPMGPTQAYNSQFMNQPGPRGPASMGGSMNPANMAAGMTPSGMSGPPMGMNQPRPPGISPFGTHGQRMPQQTYPGPRPQSLPIQSIKRPYPGEPNYGNQQYGPNSQFPTQPGQYPTPNPPRPLTSPNYPGQRMPSQPSTGQYPPPTVNMGQYYKPEQFNGQNNTFSGSSYSNYSQGNVNRPPRPVPVANYPHSPVPGNPTPPMTPGSSIPPYLSPSQDVKPPFPPDIKPNMSALPPPPANHNDELRLTFPVRDGVVLEPFRLEHNLAVSNHVFHLRPTVHQTLMWRSDLELQFKCYHHEDRQMNTNWPASVQVSVNATPLTIERGDNKTSHKPLHLKHVCQPGRNTIQITVTACCCSHLFVLQLVHRPSVRSVLQGLLKKRLLPAEHCITKIKRNFSSVAASSGNTTLNGEDGVEQTAIKVSLKCPITFRRIQLPARGHDCKHVQCFDLESYLQLNCERGTWRCPVCNKTALLEGLEVDQYMWGILNAIQHSEFEEVTIDPTCSWRPVPIKSDLHIKDDPDGIPSKRFKTMSPSQMIMPNVMEMIAALGPGPSPYPLPPPPGSANSNDYSSQGNNYQGHGNFDFPHGNPGGTSMNDFMHGPPQLSHPPDMPNNMATLEKPLSHPMQETMPHAGSSDQPHPSIQQGLHVPHPSSQSGPPLHHSGAPPPPSQPPRQPPQAAPGNHPHSDLTFNPSSALEGQAGAQGASDMPEPSLDLLPELTNPDELLSYLDPPDLPSNSNDDLLSLFENN
- the ZMIZ1 gene encoding zinc finger MIZ domain-containing protein 1 isoform X3, producing MPQSRPAPSPPPGPRPPPGLLPPPPPPGLGPLLARPLGRILLGGQETPEVTHCLCLPGGPLGRQRSGRPTALLSSWCEELGRLLLLRHQKSRQSDPPGKLPMQPPLNSMSSMKPTLSHSDGSFPYDSVPWQQNTNQPPGSLSVVTTVWGVTNTSQSQVLGNPMANANNPMNPGGNPMASGMTTSNPGLNSPQFAGQQQQFSAKAGPTQPYIQQSMYGRPNYPGSGGFGASYPGGPNAPAGMGVPPHTRPPADFTQPAAAAAAAAVAAAAATATATATATVAALQETQNKDINQYGPVCSSFQMGPTQAYNSQFMNQPGPRGPASMGGSMNPANMAAGMTPSGMSGPPMGMNQPRPPGISPFGTHGQRMPQQTYPGPRPQSLPIQSIKRPYPGEPNYGNQQYGPNSQFPTQPGQYPTPNPPRPLTSPNYPGQRMPSQPSTGQYPPPTVNMGQYYKPEQFNGQNNTFSGSSYSNYSQGNVNRPPRPVPVANYPHSPVPGNPTPPMTPGSSIPPYLSPSQDVKPPFPPDIKPNMSALPPPPANHNDELRLTFPVRDGVVLEPFRLEHNLAVSNHVFHLRPTVHQTLMWRSDLELQFKCYHHEDRQMNTNWPASVQVSVNATPLTIERGDNKTSHKPLHLKHVCQPGRNTIQITVTACCCSHLFVLQLVHRPSVRSVLQGLLKKRLLPAEHCITKIKRNFSSVAASSGNTTLNGEDGVEQTAIKVSLKCPITFRRIQLPARGHDCKHVQCFDLESYLQLNCERGTWRCPVCNKTALLEGLEVDQYMWGILNAIQHSEFEEVTIDPTCSWRPVPIKSDLHIKDDPDGIPSKRFKTMSPSQMIMPNVMEMIAALGPGPSPYPLPPPPGSANSNDYSSQGNNYQGHGNFDFPHGNPGGTSMNDFMHGPPQLSHPPDMPNNMATLEKPLSHPMQETMPHAGSSDQPHPSIQQGLHVPHPSSQSGPPLHHSGAPPPPSQPPRQPPQAAPGNHPHSDLTFNPSSALEGQAGAQGASDMPEPSLDLLPELTNPDELLSYLDPPDLPSNSNDDLLSLFENN
- the ZMIZ1 gene encoding zinc finger MIZ domain-containing protein 1 isoform X6 — its product is MANANNPMNPGGNPMASGMTTSNPGLNSPQFAGQQQQFSAKAGPTQPYIQQSMYGRPNYPGSGGFGASYPGGPNAPAGMGVPPHTRPPADFTQPAAAAAAAAVAAAAATATATATATVAALQETQNKDINQYGPVCSSFQMGPTQAYNSQFMNQPGPRGPASMGGSMNPANMAAGMTPSGMSGPPMGMNQPRPPGISPFGTHGQRMPQQTYPGPRPQSLPIQSIKRPYPGEPNYGNQQYGPNSQFPTQPGQYPTPNPPRPLTSPNYPGQRMPSQPSTGQYPPPTVNMGQYYKPEQFNGQNNTFSGSSYSNYSQGNVNRPPRPVPVANYPHSPVPGNPTPPMTPGSSIPPYLSPSQDVKPPFPPDIKPNMSALPPPPANHNDELRLTFPVRDGVVLEPFRLEHNLAVSNHVFHLRPTVHQTLMWRSDLELQFKCYHHEDRQMNTNWPASVQVSVNATPLTIERGDNKTSHKPLHLKHVCQPGRNTIQITVTACCCSHLFVLQLVHRPSVRSVLQGLLKKRLLPAEHCITKIKRNFSSVAASSGNTTLNGEDGVEQTAIKVSLKCPITFRRIQLPARGHDCKHVQCFDLESYLQLNCERGTWRCPVCNKTALLEGLEVDQYMWGILNAIQHSEFEEVTIDPTCSWRPVPIKSDLHIKDDPDGIPSKRFKTMSPSQMIMPNVMEMIAALGPGPSPYPLPPPPGSANSNDYSSQGNNYQGHGNFDFPHGNPGGTSMNDFMHGPPQLSHPPDMPNNMATLEKPLSHPMQETMPHAGSSDQPHPSIQQGLHVPHPSSQSGPPLHHSGAPPPPSQPPRQPPQAAPGNHPHSDLTFNPSSALEGQAGAQGASDMPEPSLDLLPELTNPDELLSYLDPPDLPSNSNDDLLSLFENN